In Falsibacillus albus, a single window of DNA contains:
- a CDS encoding peptidoglycan D,D-transpeptidase FtsI family protein, with the protein MRTKRYYALGIGIVFGISVLIWRLSSIQLLNTENYSKHHINLIEESVAQRTQELVLNNGRGQFLDSTGKPLSYEDKNVLVLFPFLKNTTWKVDEVARILNISQAELEGSIHSATKPFIYGGKHPIELNSTQVNSINDLKIPGLFAVKKSFASKENLAEDLIGFTSKNKKVYKELYPDRKDIDIPPIGATGLQKTFDEFLLPDGEAKLIYHVDGEGKPLFGNQVKYIEPANPYYPVNIRTTIHSSLQKGMEEVLRKDNVQKGGAVLLDIETGDVLAMASMPDRNPSDPYKNHGSVNYMLTQETPGSVFKTVVAAAAIEKGLVTSEETFPCDLDLYGKPAKRNLGTLNFEESFSQSCNRTFGGLANRVMDNDQGAIESFAEKLGLIGDIGWHGDIYHLSDFHQLAMDNGRIFISESNKKDHNFVAQTGIGQKDVSVTPLGVANMMATIARGGEKKMAKVVSAIEYQNGTNMIDFPSKQAEGEVISPFTAMKLQQLLRKVVTGNKGTGKSFQTLPVQVSGKSGTAQTGNGDSYNKWFAGYFPYDKPKYSLVVVNLGVKENEGGINPIFSDLVQMIYDQSSKGVLEALSNEKKM; encoded by the coding sequence ATGCGGACAAAAAGGTATTATGCACTGGGCATCGGCATCGTTTTTGGCATTAGTGTACTGATCTGGAGGCTGAGCTCAATTCAACTGCTCAACACAGAAAACTATTCCAAGCATCATATTAATCTAATTGAAGAATCTGTAGCGCAGCGGACACAGGAATTGGTGCTGAATAATGGGAGGGGACAGTTTTTGGATTCCACCGGAAAGCCATTATCTTATGAAGATAAGAATGTACTTGTCCTGTTTCCCTTTTTAAAGAATACAACTTGGAAAGTCGATGAAGTCGCAAGGATTTTAAATATTTCACAAGCAGAATTGGAAGGGTCCATCCATTCAGCAACAAAACCATTTATCTATGGGGGGAAACACCCTATAGAATTAAATTCAACACAGGTGAACTCAATTAATGACTTGAAAATCCCGGGGTTATTTGCGGTGAAAAAATCTTTCGCCAGTAAAGAAAATTTAGCAGAGGACTTGATCGGATTCACCTCAAAAAATAAAAAAGTGTATAAAGAGTTATATCCCGATCGAAAAGATATTGATATTCCACCTATTGGTGCAACGGGTCTCCAAAAGACTTTCGATGAATTCCTGCTTCCGGATGGTGAGGCAAAGCTCATCTATCATGTCGATGGGGAAGGCAAACCGTTATTTGGAAATCAAGTGAAATATATCGAGCCTGCCAATCCATATTACCCGGTCAATATTCGGACAACCATCCATTCAAGTCTTCAAAAAGGAATGGAAGAAGTTCTCCGAAAGGATAATGTCCAAAAAGGAGGGGCGGTATTGCTGGATATTGAAACAGGGGATGTGTTGGCGATGGCTTCCATGCCTGATCGAAATCCGAGTGATCCTTATAAAAATCATGGGTCTGTCAATTATATGCTGACTCAGGAAACGCCTGGATCAGTGTTTAAAACGGTCGTTGCAGCTGCTGCCATCGAGAAAGGGCTGGTAACATCTGAAGAAACATTTCCTTGTGATTTAGATTTGTATGGGAAGCCTGCTAAGCGTAATCTGGGAACCTTGAATTTTGAGGAAAGCTTTTCGCAAAGCTGCAATCGCACTTTTGGAGGATTGGCCAACAGGGTGATGGACAATGATCAGGGGGCTATCGAGAGTTTTGCAGAAAAGCTCGGTCTAATCGGTGATATCGGCTGGCATGGCGATATCTATCATTTGTCTGACTTTCATCAGCTTGCAATGGATAATGGAAGGATATTTATTTCGGAGTCCAATAAAAAGGACCATAATTTTGTGGCACAAACCGGGATAGGCCAAAAAGACGTAAGCGTGACTCCGCTAGGTGTGGCAAATATGATGGCGACGATTGCGAGAGGCGGGGAGAAGAAAATGGCCAAAGTGGTTTCTGCCATAGAGTATCAAAACGGCACCAATATGATAGACTTTCCATCAAAGCAAGCAGAGGGTGAAGTGATTTCACCTTTTACAGCCATGAAGCTGCAGCAGCTTCTTCGTAAAGTCGTAACGGGCAATAAGGGGACAGGAAAGAGCTTTCAGACGCTTCCAGTGCAGGTTTCCGGAAAATCCGGTACAGCACAAACAGGCAATGGCGATTCATACAACAAATGGTTTGCAGGCTATTTTCCATATGACAAGCCTAAGTACTCACTAGTCGTTGTTAATTTAGGGGTAAAAGAGAATGAGGGGGGCATAAATCCAATTTTCTCTGATTTAGTACAAATGATATATGATCAATCCAGTAAAGGAGTGCTTGAGGCGCTTTCCAATGAGAAGAAAATGTGA
- a CDS encoding peptidase U32 family protein: MTALKQDKISKLVDGRRVIVKKPELLAPAGNLEKLKIAVHYGADAVYIGGQEFGLRSNAGNFTLEQMKEGVEFAEMYGAKIYVTTNIYAHNENMEGLEEYLRGLQDAGVAGIIVADPLIIETCKKVAPKVEIHLSTQQSLSNWKAVQFWKEEGLDRVVLARETSGEEIQEMKEKVNIEIETFIHGAMCIAYSGRCTLSNHMTARDSNRGGCCQSCRWDYDLYKTSGDAEKALFSGEDAPFAMSPKDLKLVESIPKMIDLGIDSLKIEGRMKSIHYVATVVSVYRKVIDAYCADPDNFVIKKEWLEELDKCANRETASAFFEGVPGFQEQMFGVHEKKQAKAEFAGLVLSYDNENQMVTLQQRNFFKPGDEVEFFGPDIENFKQIVDVIWDETDNELDAARHPLQIVKFKVERPLNPNNMMRKENY; the protein is encoded by the coding sequence ATGACTGCTCTCAAGCAGGATAAAATATCAAAATTGGTTGACGGCAGGCGGGTAATCGTAAAAAAGCCTGAACTGCTAGCGCCTGCAGGGAACTTGGAAAAATTAAAAATTGCGGTCCATTATGGAGCTGATGCAGTCTACATTGGCGGGCAAGAGTTCGGACTGCGTTCAAATGCTGGTAACTTTACACTTGAACAAATGAAAGAAGGTGTAGAGTTTGCTGAAATGTATGGGGCTAAAATCTATGTAACCACAAATATTTATGCCCATAATGAAAACATGGAAGGCCTTGAAGAATATTTGCGAGGCCTCCAGGATGCCGGGGTAGCGGGCATAATCGTCGCAGATCCTCTGATCATTGAAACATGCAAAAAAGTAGCCCCAAAAGTAGAAATTCATTTAAGCACCCAACAATCCTTATCCAATTGGAAGGCGGTTCAATTTTGGAAGGAAGAAGGGCTTGACCGCGTCGTCTTGGCAAGGGAAACTAGTGGTGAAGAAATTCAGGAAATGAAAGAAAAAGTGAATATTGAAATCGAAACCTTTATTCACGGAGCCATGTGCATAGCCTATTCCGGCCGCTGTACCTTGAGCAATCACATGACAGCACGAGATTCAAACCGTGGGGGCTGCTGCCAATCCTGCCGTTGGGACTACGATCTGTATAAAACATCAGGTGATGCAGAGAAAGCTCTGTTTTCTGGAGAAGATGCTCCTTTTGCCATGAGCCCGAAAGATTTGAAACTTGTTGAATCGATTCCGAAAATGATCGATCTCGGGATTGATAGTTTAAAAATCGAAGGCCGCATGAAATCGATCCATTATGTGGCCACAGTGGTCAGTGTGTATCGGAAAGTCATTGACGCCTATTGCGCAGATCCCGATAACTTCGTAATAAAGAAAGAATGGCTGGAAGAATTGGACAAGTGTGCAAACCGTGAAACGGCATCAGCCTTTTTTGAAGGTGTTCCTGGATTCCAAGAGCAGATGTTCGGAGTCCATGAAAAAAAACAAGCGAAAGCAGAGTTTGCTGGATTAGTGCTGTCGTATGACAATGAAAATCAAATGGTGACACTTCAGCAAAGGAATTTTTTCAAACCGGGTGATGAAGTGGAATTCTTCGGTCCTGATATTGAAAATTTCAAGCAAATCGTCGATGTGATTTGGGATGAAACAGACAATGAGCTGGATGCCGCACGTCATCCGCTGCAAATTGTAAAGTTCAAGGTTGAACGCCCGTTAAATCCTAATAACATGATGCGAAAGGAGAACTATTAG
- the udk gene encoding uridine kinase — MEPRKPIVIGVAGGSGSGKTSVTKAIYDHFKGHSIMMIEQDYYYKDQSHLPFEERLKTNYDHPLAFDNDLLIEHLKSLLEYKAVDKPVYDYTIHTRSDEVIHVEPKDVIILEGILVLEDERLRNLMDIKLYVDTDADLRIIRRLLRDMKERGRTIDSVIEQYINVVRPMHNQFIEPTKRYADIIIPEGGHNHVAVDLMVTKIQTILELKSFL; from the coding sequence ATGGAGCCGCGAAAACCGATAGTTATTGGAGTGGCTGGTGGATCCGGATCCGGAAAGACCAGTGTAACAAAAGCGATTTACGATCATTTTAAAGGTCATTCCATCATGATGATTGAACAGGACTACTACTATAAGGATCAGTCCCACCTTCCATTCGAGGAAAGGCTGAAAACGAATTATGACCATCCGCTTGCATTTGATAATGATTTATTAATCGAGCATTTAAAGAGTTTATTGGAATATAAAGCGGTCGATAAGCCGGTGTATGATTATACGATTCACACAAGATCTGATGAAGTTATACATGTCGAGCCAAAAGATGTTATCATTTTAGAAGGAATCTTAGTATTAGAAGATGAAAGATTGCGCAACTTAATGGATATTAAGCTTTATGTCGATACCGATGCGGATTTGCGGATCATCAGGAGGCTCCTCCGTGATATGAAAGAAAGGGGCAGAACGATTGACTCAGTCATCGAACAATATATCAATGTCGTAAGGCCTATGCACAATCAGTTTATCGAGCCTACGAAACGGTACGCGGATATCATCATTCCAGAGGGCGGGCATAATCATGTCGCAGTCGATTTAATGGTAACAAAAATTCAAACAATTCTTGAATTAAAGTCATTTTTGTAA
- a CDS encoding O-methyltransferase, producing MNKTVEAYIESLVPARPSLLLEMEQFAKANDIPIMELVGIEALIQIMRVQQPKKILEIGTAIGYSALRMAHALPEANIVSIERDEERFEMAKEYIKRMGYTDRIVVLKGDALEQAENTGAMGPFDAIFIDAAKGQYTKFFEIYSKQLADTGCIYSDNVLFKGLVAEAEIEHKRTRSLVAKIKGYNEWLMNHREYHTSILPVGDGLAVSKKRGENQ from the coding sequence TTGAACAAAACCGTTGAAGCATATATCGAATCCCTCGTTCCAGCCAGACCATCGCTGCTGCTGGAAATGGAGCAATTCGCCAAAGCGAATGATATTCCCATCATGGAGCTTGTTGGAATTGAGGCCTTAATCCAAATCATGAGGGTTCAGCAGCCAAAGAAAATACTTGAAATCGGCACAGCAATCGGCTATTCGGCATTAAGGATGGCCCATGCGCTACCAGAGGCAAACATCGTTTCTATTGAAAGGGACGAGGAGCGTTTTGAAATGGCCAAAGAGTACATCAAACGGATGGGTTATACGGACAGGATCGTGGTTTTGAAAGGAGACGCCTTGGAGCAGGCTGAAAACACAGGAGCCATGGGACCCTTTGATGCCATTTTTATTGACGCGGCAAAAGGGCAATATACAAAATTCTTTGAAATATACTCAAAACAGCTGGCGGATACAGGGTGCATATATTCTGATAATGTCCTCTTCAAAGGCCTGGTCGCAGAAGCGGAAATAGAGCATAAACGAACTAGGAGTCTCGTGGCAAAGATAAAAGGGTATAATGAATGGCTAATGAATCATAGGGAATACCATACTTCCATCTTGCCTGTCGGCGATGGATTGGCAGTAAGCAAAAAAAGAGGTGAAAATCAGTGA
- the greA gene encoding transcription elongation factor GreA — MSTEKVYPMTKEGKAKLENELEQLKSVKRKEVVERIKIARSFGDLSENSEYDSAKEEQAFVEGRITTLENMIRNAKIIQEDEMNSDTVSLGKSVTFIELPDGEEETYTIVGSAEADPFEGKISNDSPIAKSLLGHKINDKVTVQTPGGEMSVKITNVQ, encoded by the coding sequence TTGAGTACAGAAAAAGTATATCCAATGACCAAAGAAGGAAAAGCAAAGCTGGAAAATGAATTAGAACAATTGAAATCCGTAAAGCGAAAAGAAGTTGTCGAGAGAATAAAAATCGCTCGAAGCTTTGGGGATCTTTCCGAAAACTCTGAGTATGATTCAGCGAAAGAAGAACAAGCTTTCGTTGAAGGCAGAATCACAACTTTGGAAAACATGATCCGTAATGCCAAAATCATCCAAGAAGATGAAATGAACTCTGATACGGTTTCCCTTGGTAAATCAGTTACATTTATCGAGCTCCCTGACGGAGAGGAAGAAACGTATACAATTGTGGGTAGTGCAGAAGCTGATCCATTTGAAGGGAAGATTTCCAATGATTCCCCGATCGCAAAAAGCCTGCTTGGCCATAAAATCAATGACAAAGTAACGGTTCAAACTCCAGGCGGAGAAATGTCCGTTAAAATAACAAACGTACAGTAA
- a CDS encoding peptidase U32 family protein — MKKPELLVTPVNLDNMKELIAAGADAFVIGEQRYGLRLAGEFSRPELKDAIELAHANGKKIYVAMNAIFHNEKVDELADYLTFLNGVGADAVIFGDPAVLMAAREAAPEMPLHWNTETTATNWYTCNYWGRKGAKRAVLARELSMDAIIEIKEHAEVEIEVQVHGMTCMFQSKRSLIGNYFEYQGKVLEIQNRKLEKNMLLHDKERNNKYPIFEDENGTHIMSPNDMCIIDELQDMLEAGIDSFKIDGVLQEPSYIVKVTQLYRKAIDLCSKNLAEYENTKDDLLEQIEQIQPKHRPIDTGFFYKETVY; from the coding sequence GTGAAGAAGCCTGAATTACTTGTGACGCCTGTAAACCTGGACAACATGAAAGAATTGATTGCCGCGGGAGCGGATGCATTTGTCATAGGTGAACAAAGATATGGGCTGCGCCTGGCCGGTGAATTCAGTCGACCAGAGCTGAAAGATGCGATCGAATTGGCACATGCAAATGGAAAAAAAATATATGTCGCAATGAACGCGATATTCCATAATGAGAAAGTTGATGAACTGGCTGACTATCTTACTTTCCTAAATGGAGTTGGCGCCGATGCTGTCATCTTTGGAGATCCGGCTGTCTTGATGGCTGCACGAGAAGCAGCGCCGGAGATGCCTTTGCACTGGAATACGGAGACAACAGCAACCAATTGGTATACTTGCAACTACTGGGGGAGAAAAGGAGCGAAACGAGCTGTACTTGCCCGTGAATTAAGCATGGATGCGATCATTGAAATCAAGGAGCATGCTGAAGTGGAAATCGAAGTGCAAGTCCATGGAATGACTTGCATGTTCCAATCCAAGCGCTCATTAATTGGAAATTATTTCGAATATCAAGGGAAAGTGCTGGAAATCCAAAATCGCAAACTTGAAAAAAACATGCTCCTTCACGATAAAGAAAGAAATAATAAATATCCTATTTTTGAAGATGAGAACGGTACACACATCATGAGCCCGAATGATATGTGCATCATTGACGAGCTGCAGGACATGTTGGAAGCAGGCATTGATTCATTCAAAATTGATGGTGTACTCCAGGAGCCTTCATACATCGTAAAAGTGACTCAACTGTACCGAAAAGCCATCGATCTTTGTTCAAAAAACCTGGCCGAATATGAAAACACGAAGGACGACCTTCTCGAACAAATCGAACAAATCCAGCCAAAACACCGACCAATCGACACAGGATTCTTCTACAAAGAAACTGTGTATTAA